The Paenibacillus sp. RC334 nucleotide sequence TCCACAACGAGTAGGAAGTGTTATACCTAGCTCCCGATTTCTAGCAGCTAAAATCGTTGAGTCTATACCATGGAATGAGGTAAAGGCAGTCGCAGAACTCGGGTCAGGTACAGGTGCTATTACACGTTTCATGAAGCCACATTTAACCGGATCAACAAAAGTGCTATTGTTCGAAAGGGATAAGAAAATGAGAGCTACTTTGAAGACAAAATACCCGAATTTCGCGTGTCATTCAAACGCTTGCCAATTAATCAAAAAATTGAATCAAGATGACATCGGCCAGCTTGATTGTATTATTAGCGGATTGCCATTTTTTAATTTTACGAGTGAAATGCGAGAAACCTTACTTAATCAGATTATTAAGGCACTAAAACCAGAAGGAATTTTTGTCGCTTATCAGTACTCACTTCAAATGAAAAAAAAATTTGCCGAAGATTTAATCATCGAAAAAATCGAGTTCGTACCTTTCAATTTCCCTCCAGCTTTTGTATATACCTGTCGCAAAAGGGGAGGCAATAATCGGTATTAATAAACTTTTCATAGCAATCATTGGATTTGTCTTAATTATAGAATTTTAGTAGCCGTAATCATAAAAAGTAGGAAAGGGGCATCATGTAATGGATACAATACTTGTTGTAGGTGACGATACAGAGATTCGAGATGTCATTCACGTTTATTTGCGCAATGAAGGATACTTTGTCATAGAAGCTGCAAATGGTCTGGAAGCGTTAGATTTAATAAGATCAATCTCTTTCGAACTTGTCATCTTAGATATTATGCTGCCACATATGGATGGCATTAATGCTTGCATTAAAATAAGGGAAATATCGAACACCCCCATTATCCTGCTATCGGCCAAGGAAGAAGATATTGATAAAATTGTGGGTCTTACTCCCGGTGCGGACGATTACATGATAAAACCCTTTAATCCGTTAGAATTACTCGCTCGAGTAAAAGCTCATTTGCAGCGACAATCATTAATAGGAAAAGAAGAATTTAATTCTCTTATATTCTTCAAAGATCTTGTTATCGATAAAACTAAATATTCCGTTACATTGAAAGAAAATAACATTTCACTGACCCCTCTTGAGTTTTCAATTCTAGAGTTGCTTGCAAGCCACCCTGGGCAGGTATTTAGCTTTGATAAGATTTACGAAAGTGTGTGGAAAGATCCTATTGGGTATTCCGATAATACCGTGATGGTCCATATTCGTAATTTACGAGAGAAATTAGAGAAATCCCCCAGAGATCCTCAGTATATTAAAACGGTTTGGGGAGTTGGTTATAAAATTGACTGAAAATGTGCAAAAGCCAAAACGAAAAAAAAGGATGATTCAGGTCAATATTTTAATCAGAATGATGCTAAGTCTTATTATCGCCACAACCATAAATAACATGTTCATTTTTACTTTTACTGGAGATTGGCTATGGCATGAAATCCGAGTGGCTCCTCAATTTCATTCCGTATATTTTCCCCCCCTTGTTTATGGTTTTCTTTATTATTACTTTCCTCGCTTTGACTCGAAGAATCGTAAGAGACTTAATTTCGTTAGAGCAGGGGCTTCAAATTATATCCGAGGGTAATTTAAACTATCGAGTACCTGTCATGCGAAAAGATGAACTCGGGAGGGTTGCGTTTAATATCAACTTGATGGCGGAACGTCTGCAACAGCAGATCGAAAAGGAACGTAAACTAGAAAACTCCAAGTTGGAGATGATAACAGGCATATCACACGACTTGCGTACGCCACTTACAAGTATTATTGGCTATATAGAACTTTTAAGAACAAATTCATTTCAGAATAAAGATGAATATACGCGGTTTGTTCAAAACACTTATAACAAAGCTATTCATTTAAAAAAATTGCTCGATGATTTGTTTGAATATACCCGACTTACTTCGGTCGATACCCGTCTGGACCTAAATAAGATCGATGTATTCCAGCTTCTAGATCAATTAATTTTTGAATTTGAACCGATCGCTCAAGAGAACGGTATCCATATTATTAAAGACTTAGGTAACTCTCCTATTATAACCGTTATTGACAGTAAAAAAATTGCCAGAGCAATCGATAATCTACTCATGAATGCCCTTAAGTACTCTGTAAAGCCAGGAACCGTTCGTATTTTAATGAAGTTGGATAATAAGCAAATTAGTATTGAGATCGAAAATAAAGGGAATCCCCTCACACAAGAGCAAGAAAATAAACTCTTCAATCGTTTTTATAAAGTAGACCATTCAAGAAGTAGTGAAGGCATTCAAACGGGAGCAGGTCTGGGCCTTTCTATTGCTAAAAACATTATTGAGTTGCATGGAGGAACCTTAACGCTCATTCATATAAATAACATATTTAAATTTACTCTTACTTTGCCTTTCGAAGGAGTTCTGACCAGTTCCATTGGATCAGAAGAAGGCCACTCCGGCAACCTTGATGTATAAGTTAAAAAACTTAAGCCCCGAACAATACTTTGTCCCGGGCTTAAGTTTTGATTTTTAGTATCCAAATTAAACTTACTCTGTTTTTTAAGTATAATCTTCGAGAGTGCTGACAGATAATGTGTTTATGTAAAACAAAAAAGCCGCGCTTATCACGGCCGTACCATAATTAATGCTCATATATTTAGCCTGTTCATTATGCAGCTCTTTTCTCATCTACTCTCTGAAAACAATATCCCGTATATAATGCTTCAATGATAAATTCATTTAATGCCTCCAACATGTATGCAGGTGCATCCCTGTCTGCTCCAAACGTTTGCCCGCTATCATGAAGAACGATAACAGCTCCACCCTTTAGCTTGGACAGCAGCCTTTGCTTAACTTTTTGCTTGCCGCCAGAGCTCTTCCAGTCACCTACAATAACAGACCAAAGAATCATGCGAAATTGCTTCATCAGAAAAAAATCAAATAGGTTAATGACTCCCCACGGGGGCCGATAATAGAAGGCTTTCTCTCCAATAATACGATTAATGACATTGGCCGTTTTGTTTACCTGCTCGCGAACCCTCTTAGGACTCATTAAAGCATTTGACCAATGTACATAATTGTGGATTCCGACAAGATGTCCTTCATTGTGCATCCGTTGGATTAAATCGGGATATTTCTCTGCTTTGCGACCAAGGACAAAAAAGGTACCCTTTATATTATATTTCTTTAATAAATCAAGCAAAAGAGGCGTAAATTCTGGGTCCGGACCGTCATCAAAAGTTAACGCAATGGGCTGCTCGCCCGTTCCCCTTTTATAAACTCCGATTCCAAATAGTCGGATTATAAGGGTCGGGATAATCGTGTAGACGAGTAATGCACTAATGAGAATTATCAATGTCTGCTTCATGATCCTGCTCCTTTTTAACAGTAATAAATCCATGCTTGCCTTTTTTCTAGGAGCATATCTTTATTTCACTGGATCTATTATTCATTGCAATAGTTCCAAAAATAACTTCTAATGAAGCAAACGCGGACTCTTTAGGATGGAACTGTTTAGTATTTTCTATCATATGTTGAAGAAGTTTTGCATCATCTAGTAATTCCGATAGGCGCTCGGTTAGATCCCCAGATGTCTCTGCATGAATGGCTACCCCAGAACGAACTAAAAATTTGGCATTATCCTGTTCTTGACCAGGAATTGGTTTACAAAGTAGCATCGGCAGTTCCATAGCAATCGCCTCAAAAGTCGTGACTCCTCCTGGTTTGGTAATCATAATATCAGATATAGCCATTAACTCATGAACATAGTTAATATAACCTGTTAAATAGATGCGATGTTTGGAAATTTTCAGACTCTCATTCAATTTCATTCGAAGTTTTTCATTATGCCCACAAACAATGATGAATTGTACAGGCTGTGACAATAGATCAAATTTCTGAATAGTAGAGCTTCCATCGCCAATCATGCCGCAACCTCCTCCCATCACAAGCACAGTAGGCATATGAGGATCTAAACCATACTTCTTAGCTGTTTTCTCTCTTTCTATGGACTGAGAAAATTGCGGGCGAATGGGAATTCCCGTATCTGCAATCCGAGTCTCTTCAACACCTAATTGAATTAAAGAATCACGTACACTTCTGGAACCCACAATATATTGATCTGTATATGGATAAATCCATGAACTATGATCCGTGTGATCGGTAATGATAGTAACAGTATGAATATCGATTGAACCATATGATTTCAACTTCGACATCACGCCTGCCGCCAAAGGGAAGGTGCATACTACAATAGCAGGCTGTATTTCATTAATCAATTTCATCATTCGTCCGATTCCTGTAGAAAAAACGGTCTTTATAATATAGGATAGGGTGTTTTGTCTCCGCGTTTTCTGATATAGATATCCATAAACTTGAGGGAATGTTTTTACGGCTTGGAGATAAACATTTCGACTCAAATGATTCATATAAGGATGGACCCATTCCATAAAATCAATAATGACAGGTTCCATATGAGGAAATCGAATTTGCATCGCATCTTGTATCGCTTGGGCTACTTGAATGTGACCATCTCCATAATTTCCGGTAAGAATCAACATTTTTTCTTTCGTTCCTTTTTTCATGGAACACAGCTCTCCTTTTCAAAAAATCAAATCTCAGAAACGGTTAAGAACTTACTTTCCTTTTATGTTAAGAGAAATCGGCATAAACTGAAGGCACAGAAAGGATGCTTTCATATGCCAAAGAAACGATTCTTATTATTGATGATGAAATGAAATTCGGGAGTTGGTGGGGGTATATCTAACTACGACGATTAATATTTTTAAATCAGCATTTCGCCTTATGTGAAAATCGTTTGAGCTGCTAGAATATATAGCAACAGTGAAATCATAACTTTGTTGTATTTCCTTTAAATCTATCAAAAGTGAACTTGCGAACCTTCGGGCAAATCAAAAATGTATTTAAACATGTTTCGGGTCAGTTTAAAAAAAGGGGAAAATAAAGGCTGGTCTAGCTTTAGAAAAAAATATCCCGCTTGTAATCGATTTACAAACAAATTGATACAAGTTATTACAATGGCGAAACTGAGATATGCAATGACGAGACTGAAAACTAACGCCAAAAAAATCTCAAAGCAAACATTTCTTTTGCCGTTTATCAGTTTCAATTTTCTACCCAACTCCCCAAACGGTTTTTATATATCGCGGCTCTCTTGGGAGATCATCTATTTTCTCGTGTAAATTCAGAATTTGAACTACTACCGTATTATCTAAATCTCCTAAAGGTTGATTCCACACATCATGCTTTGCTCCTTTTCCGACTTTTAAGAATCATGAATATGACAATTCCTATGATTAAGGCAAGTCCCACATATATACCGTAGTGATAAATCATTGTCCCGATTGTTTCCACATGACCACCTGCAAATTGGCCAACTACAAAAAAGACAGACGTCCAAACAAGACCGGCTGTATAGGAATAAAGAATATAACGGCGAAATGACATTTTATTAATTCCGACTAAATAGGGAACAATATGCCTTACCACCGGAAAAAAGTAGCTAAAACTCAATGCAATATTTCCATATTTATTTAGAAGGTGTTCTGATGTTTGTATATGCTTCCCCAAATTTTTTTTATGGCGAAGTTTATCCAGCACCGGCGAACCGAAAAACCTGCCTAGAATATAACCAAGAGATAGCCCGGAGATAACTCCTAAATAAGTGATAATAAATGCTGGGAAATAATGGAGTAATCCTACTTTGCTAACGGCTCCGCCGGTCATAACGACAACCTCGTCCGGTATTGGCATTCCAACAATTCCGAGCCATAATGCAAAGAATAAAGCAGCATAACCAAACTGCGCAATCCAATGAATTAGTGTGTCATAACTCACTTAAATCCCCTCCTTCTTACGGCATGTATAAACAAAAGCAGGAGGAAAATTGAGGGGCACAAAATCGATTTTATCAATAATGAATTTCTCAGATAAATGTTTCTTCATCTGAAGGGAGTATTGAAAAGCGATAAATTTGCCCTCTGGTTTTAAGGATTCGGTAATTTGATGGAGTAAAGTTTCTCTTAATTCGCTCTTAAAATTAAAAAAGGGTAATCCGCTAATAATACAGTCCAACGAATCAATACCTTTTTGATTCATTATTTTTGTTAAATGACAAGCGTTTGAATGACATGAGAAGTTTGGGTAGGTTGTTTGCAAAACCCTCCTCATCTTATCGTCCATTTCAAACAATAACACCTTAGCAGATCGATTTACTCGCAGTTCGATAAAGCGTGTGATAGCTCCTGTCCCAGAACCGAATTCTGCAATTGTGCTCACATCATCCCATGACACAGATTGAACCATTTTACTCGCCAGAAACCGTGAACTGGGCAAAACACTTCCAACTCGCTTTGGATTTTTAATAAATCGTTGCAAG carries:
- a CDS encoding glycosyltransferase, whose product is MKKGTKEKMLILTGNYGDGHIQVAQAIQDAMQIRFPHMEPVIIDFMEWVHPYMNHLSRNVYLQAVKTFPQVYGYLYQKTRRQNTLSYIIKTVFSTGIGRMMKLINEIQPAIVVCTFPLAAGVMSKLKSYGSIDIHTVTIITDHTDHSSWIYPYTDQYIVGSRSVRDSLIQLGVEETRIADTGIPIRPQFSQSIEREKTAKKYGLDPHMPTVLVMGGGCGMIGDGSSTIQKFDLLSQPVQFIIVCGHNEKLRMKLNESLKISKHRIYLTGYINYVHELMAISDIMITKPGGVTTFEAIAMELPMLLCKPIPGQEQDNAKFLVRSGVAIHAETSGDLTERLSELLDDAKLLQHMIENTKQFHPKESAFASLEVIFGTIAMNNRSSEIKICS
- a CDS encoding DedA family protein, whose translation is MSYDTLIHWIAQFGYAALFFALWLGIVGMPIPDEVVVMTGGAVSKVGLLHYFPAFIITYLGVISGLSLGYILGRFFGSPVLDKLRHKKNLGKHIQTSEHLLNKYGNIALSFSYFFPVVRHIVPYLVGINKMSFRRYILYSYTAGLVWTSVFFVVGQFAGGHVETIGTMIYHYGIYVGLALIIGIVIFMILKSRKRSKA
- a CDS encoding HAMP domain-containing sensor histidine kinase, which codes for MKSEWLLNFIPYIFPPLFMVFFIITFLALTRRIVRDLISLEQGLQIISEGNLNYRVPVMRKDELGRVAFNINLMAERLQQQIEKERKLENSKLEMITGISHDLRTPLTSIIGYIELLRTNSFQNKDEYTRFVQNTYNKAIHLKKLLDDLFEYTRLTSVDTRLDLNKIDVFQLLDQLIFEFEPIAQENGIHIIKDLGNSPIITVIDSKKIARAIDNLLMNALKYSVKPGTVRILMKLDNKQISIEIENKGNPLTQEQENKLFNRFYKVDHSRSSEGIQTGAGLGLSIAKNIIELHGGTLTLIHINNIFKFTLTLPFEGVLTSSIGSEEGHSGNLDV
- a CDS encoding methyltransferase domain-containing protein yields the protein MGEKQLNISECLLFLQGFLTNPQRVGSVIPSSRFLAAKIVESIPWNEVKAVAELGSGTGAITRFMKPHLTGSTKVLLFERDKKMRATLKTKYPNFACHSNACQLIKKLNQDDIGQLDCIISGLPFFNFTSEMRETLLNQIIKALKPEGIFVAYQYSLQMKKKFAEDLIIEKIEFVPFNFPPAFVYTCRKRGGNNRY
- a CDS encoding response regulator transcription factor, with the protein product MDTILVVGDDTEIRDVIHVYLRNEGYFVIEAANGLEALDLIRSISFELVILDIMLPHMDGINACIKIREISNTPIILLSAKEEDIDKIVGLTPGADDYMIKPFNPLELLARVKAHLQRQSLIGKEEFNSLIFFKDLVIDKTKYSVTLKENNISLTPLEFSILELLASHPGQVFSFDKIYESVWKDPIGYSDNTVMVHIRNLREKLEKSPRDPQYIKTVWGVGYKID
- a CDS encoding methyltransferase domain-containing protein, which gives rise to MISNQYAMFLQRFIKNPKRVGSVLPSSRFLASKMVQSVSWDDVSTIAEFGSGTGAITRFIELRVNRSAKVLLFEMDDKMRRVLQTTYPNFSCHSNACHLTKIMNQKGIDSLDCIISGLPFFNFKSELRETLLHQITESLKPEGKFIAFQYSLQMKKHLSEKFIIDKIDFVPLNFPPAFVYTCRKKEGI
- a CDS encoding polysaccharide deacetylase family protein translates to MKQTLIILISALLVYTIIPTLIIRLFGIGVYKRGTGEQPIALTFDDGPDPEFTPLLLDLLKKYNIKGTFFVLGRKAEKYPDLIQRMHNEGHLVGIHNYVHWSNALMSPKRVREQVNKTANVINRIIGEKAFYYRPPWGVINLFDFFLMKQFRMILWSVIVGDWKSSGGKQKVKQRLLSKLKGGAVIVLHDSGQTFGADRDAPAYMLEALNEFIIEALYTGYCFQRVDEKRAA